The sequence below is a genomic window from Ciona intestinalis chromosome 1, KH, whole genome shotgun sequence.
actaaaaaatttacaaacttcATAAGATGCAAAAACCATGCGAGTCAAGAATGAACGTTTTACCATGCTGAATCATTTCTTCCAAATTGTCTGGATTCCTTGTTAGTCTGAGAAGCATGCTTGAAGCTTTAATTTTGGAGGGGACATCCTCATAAAGTAATTCAATATAATCGTCAATACAGTTGATGCTGGGTTGTTCTCCCTCAAGAAGATTGCTGTCGTTCAGAAACTCAGGTGTAGGGTCAAGAAGACCTTGCAAAGATTTCTTTCCCTTTGCTGCTTTTTCAGGAGGTGCTGAAAGGGAAAATAAAGTATACTGAGTTTATAGCATGTCCATGTATTAGTATGTTAAAGGGCAAACATTAGTTAGAAATTTCCAttgctttttaatataatttgttttttgtttgtcttAAACTAGTCcaacaacttttattaaaaacaatagtccatacaaacaagttaaaatattaacaagttTAACAACTACTGGTACAACACTGTAAATATCCTACAGATAAAACATCTTACACCAAACTTTgtcattaacattttattcattgagttataaatgaaaacaaacttGTTAATATGTAGGTGTAATTTATTATAGAAAGCTGTGACCTGAACAaacgaaaatataaattaaaacacttcATTTATTgcatagaaaacaaattatacgTTTTCCTGTCTCTTTCCTGGTTTGAAGGTAATAGAGAAGTTGTTCCACTTCAGCAAGTTTGGAGATATGAATAAGTTTGCATCGTTCAACGACCTCTTGTGCAAGAGCTGCTATGTCTGTTGTCTCATTCAAGCTCCGAAGGCGAATACTTAATGGgaaaaaattcataaattgTATTGTAACATTTCGCATTGAGGAGCGGATAATTggattaataataaaatggttGGTATAGGTAAACACAAACTTACTGGTTAACTGTGTTGTAaactgaatttatttttaacaatctacaaatattaacaataccTAGTGAATTATAACTTATCAAATTTACTGTACAATTGTGTTAGGCCTGTATGAACACTAACTTCATATTTAGTGAACCCTGTAAAAACTGTTGCTGAACTGTTAACAACGAATCTAATAAAATGCCTGTATGTCTGTATTTCTTTCAGTAACCTCACAAAATAATCAGTGCATAAGTCCAGATTCtcatgttatataaagacaAATCCAGACAAACTGTTTGAAACTGTATTATTTCCCTTGCTTACAATTTCTAAATACTAAACTCACATTTTCTCACAATGATCTTTACTTGCCACAAAATCATACCCCTCTGACTGTGGATTTTTCATTGAATCTTCGTACTCATACTTTACAACAATTGCTTGCAAGTAAGGATGAACTTCTATATCTGTGCACACTATCTCCctgtaaaaagaaaaccaCAATAAAACTTACACTTTTTGACATTCTTTCTTTTCACCCAGCATTGGGTCCCCCAGCTCCCCAAGAATGGTGGCTTCAACCTCATAATTTACAATTATTGCTTTTTCAGTCGGATGCACATCAATGTTTCCACCTTTAACTTTTCTATAAAATTACACAGATGTAAAAACACCATTGCAGATCTTTTTATTTCCGATACGAACTAAGTTCAAGCAAGTGTATGTACAAAACCCAGCTTAAAAGTTAACAATTGGATTCCCAGTAAGATTTATATTGGTATTccttcataaaataaattacaacatAAAGTCAATATCATTTAGTTAGTAATAGGTCGGTCAAGAAAAATAATGACAATGTTATTCATACTAAGAATGTGGACTGCGATATACATTACACAACTTGTATGGTGCAATCACACAACTTGCAGAAATCAGGAGCATTGTTTAGATCGTAAACTTATAagaaacacttaacaacatttaattgtcaaaataaaaattaagtaaaactttacaaatttacaaacttttcatccattttatttgtatttatattcatttctatcacttgtattaaaacacaaacatcaTAGTAACATAGTTAATATAACAATCACCGTTTTAAAAATCTTGCATCTTCAGTTTGCATCATCATTCTAGCTTGTGGATCCATAACGGCTACTGCTACATTCGCCACTTATAAGTAAATACAACTCAagacaatttagaaaaatgcAAATGGTTTCACAATATGGTATTATAAtttcattgttgttttaactcaTATCAAAAAACAATGGACCACACTAAAAACTATTAgcacaaaaattataaaatgatgCAAGACCGTCGATTGTGTATatcttgttaaaaattataagtaagtttaaaatttctattttagcctaaacacaaattaaaacaaaatcaactatcaattatttactttttttacagtcGCATTTGCTTTATTTCCAGCGGTCTGGATAAACAAGAAAGCTAGCACTATGTTTTCTATGGGTTTGCACTTTGCAGGCAGCATCTAAGCAAAGTACACAATTCTCAACAGTTTACTTTGATACTAGTGAGCGGAATAATAATTATTAGACACGTACTTCGCAACATACGTTACATGACATTGTGAACGTTTACGAACATAAatggtttttaaacaactttcgAACATCCTCTTTTAATGTGTAATCCTACTGATGCTGCGAAAGACCGTGTCGAATCAACGTCGCTGGTCGAATCGATACCGTGTACATCTGTGTTACAACGACCAGAGTCGTACaaaccagagccatagaaataccgagtagtccaacccaaagttagtatagaccaagttaggaaacggcgctcgtgtccgccattacggagcccacaaagcgtgaatcgcccatacaaatgcatggtcggcatgtgttcatttagttcttgtaagcgatacaaagctagaaaacacgtatagcggttgttttaacatataaaatataatttctaatataaatcttgttatataatatgaaatctaggaattaatgtggagtaaattagtattttgactggttttcggcgtacagtgtggtttaacagggtactttacgttggcgattaagactagcagcaatcagcttagtttacataataatatatgatcgaacctacagagccattctttactacatttataatccaacatgagtggacatgcagctcccaactgcttaagtactagcagataaggtgttcgcgttttccgatttcataaagacccggaacgcagaaaaggtagcttactaattcaagcagaggaccaaaaatagtaactcagtattgttttcctcaatgtcacttcgatattaggcaaattttacaaagataccttaagtttcgttgccgggtatacgcgttgagtttgtgagccaaaaagtaaaatcacggcaatttacatgcaaaactgcagctagatacaacagtttatggtaatgttatgcgtttttgtttgtatttttatattttaaacacgttcttttatgtttttggttagtaaacttgatattttctgtttttttactcttgaatcgattgagtgttcaataaaagttgattatttttgtgaggtttattattgtgataagatataacattagtagaaagccatttttacgcgcagaagtgcttggtttttaaaaaatcgcaatatttaaacgaaaaacagcacccagcaatgataaaatcctatgccgtgggctccgtaatggtggcgactatgacgtcatagacgcgggacaatggataacaagacttgttgttttacaatccgtttcctaacttggtctatactaactttggtccaacccattgttacgtaaaacacaaattgaacggcaatttgggtccaaaataacacagtaggtatagggaaaatgtctgtttttcggtaaattacagaaaaacttgagcctaaaaacaaatttaaaggttgaaaaatttaaaaaacatgtgttatttgttttctgtgtcaaaaaaagtcaaaaattagaataagaagcggttgatttgcgacattttagtcatttaatgcggctaaatttatacattttttctaaaaaaatgtttggtaaggtaaatagaagctgctttacaccttcccacaataggaaaacacaaacaaaacttaacaagttcgtttaaacccattgtcaaagtcaccacttttgctctattttggacacacatagacggcagttggactactcggtgtttatacgactctggtacAAACTATGGCTCTGAAAACAATTAGCTGTCAGTTTTTACCAGCATGACACTATACTACTCTAAACACTGTTTTAGAATACTTATGAGCTTAAGTGTCCCGTtaaccccactctactatatattacaagaCCGAATTATAGGTTTGATGTTGGTAAGCCTACTCGTGTACAGAGacgttattaaaaatataaaactcgatatatatatatatatagtaaaatcATGAATGGAATTTTCCCAACCAAAATCTTCTCTTAAACAGAACATATTGACCAGGGCTATTCCGGCCTAAACATATTCGATCTCATCTGGGCAGAATGCACTGTAGCctatatagtaaacaaataattataagTTCCGTCTTTGGCGTAACACTCgtttttatctaaaatagCTAGATACATCATGTTTTActctaaaatttttttttgcaatttttttaagacGTAATTCATATGAAAGAGATGCTATAATTTTCGTCTGtttaaaaacttctttttttgAAACGTACATTTACATTTTCGAAGAACATTCCATCCAAAAAGGGATGAAATCCGGTACACTCGCACGTGAAACGCTATCATCGAAAGACCAACTTTTCACCAGGAATATCGAAGAACCAGTTATCGGCAGCTTTCTGTGGAAAACAGTAATTTCTTGCAAGAGCTAATTAGTGGCAAACCGTGGCGGGAAGTTGTCTtgaaagaaatatttgaaCATGGTTAACATATGTTCTTATAGAACTATAAGCTTATAGGCATCTTGTACTGATTATTCGAAGTTATCTTGGAGTGAATATATTGCAACGTGATAAACAATTACATCAGAAGAAGATGCTTGATTTGAACGCCGATCTTTCGTTCCATGTGTCTACTCTAACACCTTGCAGTGCACGATTGCAGCAGCTGACAGCTTCATTTTTCCATGGTGCATTGAATTACTCTTTTGATCAAATAGGCAAGAGagaacaattttgttttaaattatcataTTCCTACCCAAGGTAGCCTAAAGTTTTCCTACGAAAGCAGCATTCAGACATTTGATGATTATGTTCTACAATCTACAACATGCCCGACATGCCGTTTcaataagttttattacagTGGTATTTATAAGTGACGTGCTGCGTTCTCGAAACCATGTCAAATTATTGGTACATGGAAAATAATCCGACATTATTTGGCCGAACGttcagttaaaaatacaaagattATAATTCATTCCCAAAAGTGGAATAATAGTGTATCAacggttttattaaaatgcgGAGACCATTTTCGTTAACAAACCGCCCAGGAGTTTTGTTGCCTTTGCATAAccaattaaagaaaaaacagaataaatgatacatagttttattttcaaaattatcatATGAATGAGAACGACTGTAAAAATACAGCTGACTACAAATTTCCCGATACCGACTACAGatctaaaacaacagtttagaaatttacataaaaacaaagtttcattTGTAGTTCTTCGGTGACAAAGCCAGCATTGGATAACAAAAGTGTAAAGAATGAAATGTTTATCTCCCCtcaactgaaaataaaacaaactttgttaCTTCAGGGCAACTAGTTCTGTGAATTAAAACAAGGCTGAATTTGTCCAAAACCTACTTCAAATGTTACACCAATATAACTTACTGTAGGCGGAAATATCGATTTCATCAGGAAGTTCGGTGACATTGACCTCGAAACGATCTTGAACATCGTTTAATGTTTTCGCATCCGTTTCATCGGAGACAAAAGTGATGGCGAGACCTTTTGTACCAAATCTACCAGCTCTTGCAACCTATGCATAATGTTTgttaattataacataaacaatCAAGAATATGTATAGATGACTAGGTTTACACTACATATCCGGGCTTCTGAAATTAAATGCACTGAATTTAACCGAAAACAGCCCAGGTAAACATTTTGTGTAACTTGTTGCAGCCTCATAAAAGTTGAATGGGGTATCCACATAAATATTAAGAATGTGAACAGCAAGAGTTTTAATCATCGGCAAGCAGCAGAAAGCGGTGACTTTCAATACCACTTACTCTGTGCAGGTAAGTATCAGAATCCTCTGGCATGTCATAGTTGAAAACGATGTTCACTCTTTCAATATCCATACCTCGCCCAAATAGGTTTGTAGCAACAAGAATACGTCGTTCAAAGttctgaaaacaaatttatatttaatttattttgcttgCTATGAATTCGAATATTATCAGGTATACATTAATGAAGTTCCAATATAAGATATTTCACATTAAGCAAATTTTACCTTAAACAGTTGGTATCTACTGAGTCTTTCTTCTTGGTTCATTGCACGATGTATATCAATCGCAGGAAAGTTTTGTTCTTTTAATAATTGAGCCAAAGCCATGCACCTCTGCACTGACTTCACAAATATCACCACCTTTACAACAGTTACAAATATTGcaaactttgataaaaaaaattgtcatatAAACTGGCAACCATTTTTGGACCCTTACCTTACAACAGACAATACACTTTACAATGGAATAAACTTCCTTTACAATATACCATGCAACCAATAAACAGCAAGTTTATCTATCAGTACAAACAGTTTTAACACATACCTGATTAAACTCCAATGCATCAAGGAGGTCAAACAACTTTCTATTCTTTTCATTGTCTTTCAACTTGACATAATGTTGTTGAAGACCATGCAAGGTGAGCTTTGCTTCATCATCAACATAAACTTCCATTGGCTACAACaaaatcatttaatttaatgtgttaaatactttaagttaaattttgctCAAACATCTGTTTAATTGCTATTTCCTTGCCCATGATGCAAAACCAAAGTCATTAAACAAATGTAGGACTAGAAACgaagttaaaaattataagttttaCTGTATGTTAGTTTTTATAGCTACATTAATTAGTAATGACAACTGGGAAGTTCCGCTGGCAAGTTGGCAGCAAAGAACATTTGCTTCAATTTTCAATCATCCATTTTCATTCTCCCTCCAACGTATCCACGAAGCTGAAGTCCATCGCCAATTTCACCAATTGAGACGGGGGAGCAATATGTTGGGTGTGTGTGGAGTAAGGGGTAGGTGTGTAAGGTGTTGGTAGGGTTAGGTAGAAGGAAAAGGTTTGTTTGGGTGTGACTTGGTGTATTTTTAGGgaaattgtataatatttgtGAATGTGGTATGATAGAGAATAGATGCATCAAGAAAACTTTCATTTTGGACATCAGAAATTATAACCCAATGACCCCCCTGGACTTTCATCCGAATGACCCCCCGGGACAAGATCATGGTCAAGAATTGATTGCCGAGACATATCAATGATATGTGTTGACTCTATGTTGAAAGAACTAAGCTGCTGCAGTTGCAGACTTTCTAATTACATCTTGCATGAACTTCTTGCACACTGGTCGGATATCTTTGCTGAGCGTGGCACTAAACATCATCACTTGCTTCTCATGGGGAGTAAGACGGAAGATATCTTGAACATCACGTCGCATATCTGTGaataggaaaaaaatgttaattacaattaaatttaactagGGAACCAATTagtttttactaatttaattgttgaaaagtATAGTGACCACATAGACAAACAAGCTTTATTATGTGGTGGATAGCATTTCAATGATTTTCGAGACAATAAGCACACAATAAGCATTGTATCCAATCATACGCCATATCATGTGACTCTAGTCTcggttattatttatataacatttgaataaccaattttgatttttgaacTTGAACTACATTacctgaaatttttttttgaaatttgaaaCTACATTACCTAATTGTTCCAACATTTTATCACACTCGTCaagaataaaatgtttgacattttttaaggTGAGTGATTTTGAGCGAATGAGTGCCAAGAGACGACCAGGTGTACCAACAACAATATGAGGGCAGTTGTTCTTCAACGTTGTTTGATCTTTGGTGATTGGCAAGCCACCGAAAAACACAGCCACCTGTTATAGAAGGTAAACTTTACAAATCCATCCAAACAAATTAACCCCACTCCACCCAGtacaaaaagtattaaaattaccTTAATGGTGGGCATGTACTTGGAGAAACGTTCGTATTCTTTACTGATTTGGAAGGCCAGTTCTCGAGTATGGCACATTACCAACACAGATacctgtaaataaaatgttagaacattttaattaaaaaactatgcAAGTTAACAAACCTGGCCATCCACAGGTTCAAGTTGTTGTAATGTGGCGAGCACAAACACTGCAGTTTTCCCCATACCAGATTTAGCTTGACAGAGCACATCCATACCAAGTACAGCTTGCGGAATGCATTCATTTTGAACTGTtaatatcaaattttaaaaatgtttaagcaaAAATCAATCAACTGCAGTCTTGTGTTGAAATTTTCCCTTTTATTCGAGAAAGTAATTTTTCTAatcaaataaacattatagcaggttgtaaagaaaaatattgaattttctAAGAAATCACACAATTTTGTGGATCAGAAAAAATACAAGCATAGGTTGTtagtattaataatataaaacttaaataaaatacacacaaaaatctattaatgaataatattaatcgAGGATATATCAgcacatttgaaaaaaaaatttaaaaagtttcacaCACCTTCTGAAGGATGCTCAAAACCGCAGTCAACAATAGCTCTCAATAACTCTGGTTTCAAAAGAAAATCTCTAAAACCAGAGCTATGTATTGAGACGTATGTTCCCTTGACATCTTTTTTTGCATCTTTTTTATCTGTTGAGATTTCTTGAGTAGTTTCATGTTCTTCTTCGTCGTAGTCAAGTAATTCTTCTGCTTCAGTCATGTTTGTAGTATATTTTCTACGTAATTTAAAGGTTAGCGAAATAGAAGGTTTGTCAAGCGGTAAAATCTTAGATTTTacctaaataatatataatataatctacaaaatatattaaacatatcaGTATTAACAggagttaaaaaaaaacttaaaaataaagaatacgTACCGGATTCAGCTAGATAAAAAACGACGTCCACCCACAGATTCAAACTGTTAGAAATGGCGGTTTTCCACACACGCGTCAAAGGATATGACGTAATTTCACATCCGGGTTCGCGGTCACGTGATACCCATGGAAATAATATACGGTggggaaatttaaaaaagcgGAATTTTTAATTATCCCAAAATAGttgcattttttgtaaaacaccaAATTAATAACCCATAAACACTGGTAATTCGTTCAAAGTTTGAATCTCTCTGCCTAAACAGAAACATTTTGTACTACATCCTAACAAGAACGGGGACAATTAAAATGTTGACACAGTCAGAGCGTTGAGATAAAACACGTTATACATGGCGGGAATTTCATACATTACATATAAAcgtagtttaataaaacaacttctttattaaacCATGATATGAATGAGAGACATTAATAAGAGTTACGACGTTggttaaaactaaactaaccATACTGTAGAAAATGTTTATATGGATTTGGTTATCACAAAGCGCGGttcaactacagtcgttaacTCTAAAATAGCAAAAGAATACAAATACTGCCAAACCGGTTTTTATAAACATCGGAAAATACCGACCAACGTCCAAGCATTATGTAATTATCTATGGTCCAAGCACGTCATAATCACATAAGACATGCAGTCACTTTCTTACATATCAATGTAAAGATAATACAGTCAACCCCGCTTAACCGGACCACATCGGGACCAAGCCAAACTGGTCCGATTAAGCGAGGTTGACTGTAGTTCCTTTtccttgtttttaaatattgtttacctGTCATTAATGCAATATTCGTTATTAAGTGTTAGTTTACTTCTTCCCCAAACAATTTCACTTCATATGTCAACTTTTATTTACTGACAAGTCAATTCGTTTATtattcagttataaatatacagcTTTTCAACAGTTTTCCATTTATTACAACTTTTTTGTAGagttaaaaaaaggaaatacagttttacttttacctGGAACATTTCACATTTAGCAAATATAAtagctgtaaaataaattcactGATTACATAACTAAGGCATGTTCTATCTAAAATTGTAAATGAACGATTcatatgttataaaacagcaaattaaaccacatataaacattaaacaatactagaattattattttatatatatttaattttaagtatGGGTATACCATTACTAATAGCATTCACAGTAACATAAACTCATTGCACAAGACGATAATTAGCATATTGAAAGTACTTGTTGTAAaggtgttaaatattttaaagcaatttttaaacagcacTTAATGTACACACacaaaaagttgttgtttttgtaacaagttttttgataaaagataaatataatataacaggATACTTTAAATATCTCTACTCAGGTAAGGTTATCTGTACCAATGGCTTACAGAccattttttgaatgttttaaaagGTAGAGATTGGTAAGAGAGATTTACATTCCTTGGTAAACTTGAAGTTGTTGCTGTTAACATAATTGCAATAATTCCCTTTAGTTATAGCAAGTTTATAATAGGTTTCCATGATCAATGTGTTGGAACTTAGCGCAAAAATGATTGAAACCCACTTATTTGATTAATTTCTTTTTGTCACAAATAAAATGTCATGTGTAGAAACAACGATGAAAATCTTTACCAATTTCTATTAAACTCAATAAGGCAACATGATAAGAAATTTTATCCCTAATGTGTGAATGCATAGGAAATTTGGTTGGCACTTGGTTGACATACAGATCATGAAAACACTGCCCAAGAGATTCAGCTTATAATGTTCGTACTTTCCTCTGAAATATCATAGATGTAACTTTCATACAAAGATTTGTTATTCCCAAGCAACAGAGTCATGATCCCAACCCCAACCGTCCTCAACCTGGAAAGGtaagttatataaacattacttaattcaaatatattgttaattatttgtatttttatctaaataaCATTATTGTAATACgtgtttataaatagttttaaaattttatctcGGGtaattgaaattatttttattaaaaaaacatttacaaatttagttttaatatttcacatTTGGTATCATTACAGCTACGACCTAAACACCTACATAAATAACTATTCATCAAACTTACATTCGTATCATCGACAGCATTAAATGCTGTTATAAGACTTCCACGGCCACTATCTACAGATCGAATCTCAGAATTTTCGCCGACATCTGTTCGTTTCTGGGAAGCATTGCCACCAAGGGCTGCACTCAGCGGAGATAAACTTGTTATTTCTGGCTCCATCTCagcaaaaaaatgcatttcatTAAGTGGAGGTTTGATGGTTTTTTTTACCGTGATTTCAAACTCTTCACCGAGGCGTGTTGGAGTTGTATGATTGCTCCTTGTGTTTAATGCTTTCTTTGGAATTGAATTGTTTACAGTTGCCGACTGCTTTTGTTTTGACTTGGAATCAGTTGATTTCTTTTTCAGCTGCaacttgttgtttgtttttttaactgtttgtgAAAGAGTTTTCTTGGGACTTAAAACAGCCTGTTCTTGATCATTTTGTGTTGAGGATGTTGCTGAAACTTCTGCTTTTGAAAGAAGTTCATTATTTTCATCTTCATTAGGCCATGGTGACTTTTCCTTTGGCAACTCAGGAGGTTCTATTTTATCTGGGGTTTCAAAATCAGGCCACTCATCGTGAGCTTCATCGTCAGAACTTGCCCATTTCTCAACTTCAGGTTCCCTCACAACTTGTTGATTCTCTTTCACATTGAGCGTCTGTTTCCTCTCAACTGCAGCAGTAATGTCTTTAGTGGGAAGTGTTGTATGTGGAACTCTGTCCAAGGATACCTGAAAAACAAATGTGTTTGGTGATAAACTCTAAAATGCTAAGTATACAATGTTGTAGGTGTTACTTATAAGTGAACAACAGCATAAGTGAACAACAAAGTGTCTGCTAACTAGTTGTTATAAATGTGATTGCCaactagtttttaaataactaaagCTCTGATCTATATCTATGAACTAAACCTTTGACCAACttgatgaaataaaacaaattgtcaACCTTTGAATGATTTTCAATGGAAGAAGCCATCTCTCTCTGTTTCCTTTGAACTTCTTCTTCAGATGTTGAATGCTTCTCCGACCTCATTTTTGCAAGCTCCAGAAGAGTaagttttctttcttttttcttttcctcTTGTTTTCGAACCAATTTCTTCCTTGGTGGAAGTTTTACTTCAAACGCCAAAGATTGACTCTCGTTCAAAGCTCGGCCATCAAACTAAGAAATTTAATGCAATTCAATTTTAACTGTTAACCAAGCAAACTTagtgttaaaactaaaacaaaataattttaaaaataaacaagctaaacgaatttaaaacacactttaGGAACGCCGTGactgaatattttttctctttcttcACCAACAATGACATCTCCACCAACCACAGGCACGGCATCAGCAAGTGCTCGGAGACTTCCTTGTACAAGCTGGTTGTTGCTGTCACTTAAACCCAACAGTATCTGTAAATTATACCTTGTTTATATAGAATACTTTAGCaggacaaaatttaaaaaaaatgttcagacataaaaaatattctaaataaaCTCAAatttttcaagaaaaaaaacaacaggaTTTTTTACCAGCAAAATAATGgcagaatataaaataagacTCACAGTTTTATACAAAAGCCGGTGCTACAGTAATAGTTAAAATCACGACATAATTAgccaagttacattcatcgatttaacaataataatcCAGTAACATAGCAAAAAGAAAACTACTCACTTCAGGTAACactacattgtttaaaacagatttttcaaAAAGATGAACATATTTTGAGAAATTCTCCACAAGAATCATTCGAACATGGATGAGACGAGATTGGAATAATTCAACAATCTTAGGAATAACGTGACGAGCGAAGGTACTTTCAGGTAAGACTCCACCCTGCCCATctgaatttaaattattagtaAGGTCTGCTATATGTTGTTATTTATGAGTTTATAACAAGATGTAATATGTAAAGCCTATACTCATaggcgtaaagttttactaaacgttagggttgcaaaaaccagaaaaaaacaaagtcttCGCGCCTacggtttgcaaccctttgttttcggtttgcaaccctttaaatatgtgctttgtaAACGCTCATACAAACGAAAATGTATTCAGAATTACTTAGGgatgagacaaattaaaattacgcaGGTTCGGCAAGTCCGTGTAATGAGAAACGGTCGAATCCGATTGCCTGgcaagtgacgtcacagtagttATGTCGCATGCGCCCTTCGTCAAGCCCGCACGAGTGTGTGGTTATCTTACAAATGAAGACCCGTCCGTCGGAAACAGTAGGTTTCCAGAACGAAATATCGCggaaataaactgcctaaaatgtttacaacactgctttatatttatatacaatgttttcctcaggcaAGCAgaatgtttattacgaaatagtagggattcacacgtggattcattgcatcataatagcggttgtttgaacctggcaattgattacgacataatagtaattcacacgttgatcatttacgt
It includes:
- the LOC100179773 gene encoding protein-associating with the carboxyl-terminal domain of ezrin, whose product is MWNAAWDWYYGSNDEEIFADCKFNKAYEGYDGKKTSKGKLLIRHGTLANGDSVNVFTKVWRKNKSPCPLDLCAKLLRVLRHPNILRFVGCIPVESEIHLITELASPISTIDDLDANEICSGLYDIALALQFMHDKAKVSHNNVRFESIYVTKDGVWKLGDFEHACPFAEANEEQMKVAYKSNSIIPPEEQAQGNKLKLPHKNEHAHCRDVYAFGILLQHYADQLRFATLLTKAKVSEHIEDIIRSDYENRPTMTEVISMPILHSTYINIVNFLQSVTLKSAREKEEFFQMLLLKLKDSHIFAEVVAKRIIPLLLTPVILSDQYAVKHVIQHILCPVGETVTKRPKDGQGGVLPESTFARHVIPKIVELFQSRLIHVRMILVENFSKYVHLFEKSVLNNVVLPEILLGLSDSNNQLVQGSLRALADAVPVVGGDVIVGEEREKIFSHGVPKFDGRALNESQSLAFEVKLPPRKKLVRKQEEKKKERKLTLLELAKMRSEKHSTSEEEVQRKQREMASSIENHSKVSLDRVPHTTLPTKDITAAVERKQTLNVKENQQVVREPEVEKWASSDDEAHDEWPDFETPDKIEPPELPKEKSPWPNEDENNELLSKAEVSATSSTQNDQEQAVLSPKKTLSQTVKKTNNKLQLKKKSTDSKSKQKQSATVNNSIPKKALNTRSNHTTPTRLGEEFEITVKKTIKPPLNEMHFFAEMEPEITSLSPLSAALGGNASQKRTDVGENSEIRSVDSGRGSLITAFNAVDDTNVEDGWGWDHDSVAWE
- the LOC100182155 gene encoding spliceosome RNA helicase DDX39B — protein: MTEAEELLDYDEEEHETTQEISTDKKDAKKDVKGTYVSIHSSGFRDFLLKPELLRAIVDCGFEHPSEVQNECIPQAVLGMDVLCQAKSGMGKTAVFVLATLQQLEPVDGQVSVLVMCHTRELAFQISKEYERFSKYMPTIKVAVFFGGLPITKDQTTLKNNCPHIVVGTPGRLLALIRSKSLTLKNVKHFILDECDKMLEQLDMRRDVQDIFRLTPHEKQVMMFSATLSKDIRPVCKKFMQDPMEVYVDDEAKLTLHGLQQHYVKLKDNEKNRKLFDLLDALEFNQVVIFVKSVQRCMALAQLLKEQNFPAIDIHRAMNQEERLSRYQLFKNFERRILVATNLFGRGMDIERVNIVFNYDMPEDSDTYLHRVARAGRFGTKGLAITFVSDETDAKTLNDVQDRFEVNVTELPDEIDISAYIEGR